The genomic DNA GGAACAGCCGTTCTCGGTGAAATGCTCATGGTGGACAACAACATTGGCGGCGTGGGCATCATCCCTGGAGCTCAGGGGCATGTTGTCGGGGTGACGCGtgttgtcggcggcggcccTTTTGAGAATTATCCCGAGGCCATCTTGGATGCCATCGATGCTCTTGGCTTTGGAGATGCGATATTGCTTGAAATCCAGGTTCCCGATGCCAACGGCAACATGTTTCCCGTCGAAATCATCGATGCCGTGTTCGACGCCATCTCCCTTGCAACCTCACTGGGAATTACGGTCGTTGAGCCAGCTGGCAACGGTCAGCAAGACCTGGATGCTCCAATCCTTCGCATCGGCAGCGCAACCCCAGCGTCTATTCTCAACCCAAGTAGTCCCGAGTTCCGCGATTCGGGCGCCATCATGGTTAGCGCAGCGACGTCGACGATACCTCGGACCAGAGTACTCGAGTCCAATTACGGGGCACGCATCGATGTGCATGCCTGGGGCGAAAACATTCTCACCGCCTCAGTTGCGGGTTCGGCCGACGATATCGACACCTATTTGCCCTTTGACGGCACATCAGGAGCCGCTCCCATCATTGCCGGCGCAGCCCTCAGCGTTCAGGGGATGATCAGTGCCAACCGCGGGACAAAGTTGGATGCATTTGTACTCCGAGACCTGATCAAGATTGATGGAACACCCACCTCTAATCCATCCGTCGACAAGCTAGGAGTGCAGCCTGACCTTCGTGCGCTCATTGACGGAGGCCATCTTTCGTAGTCAGAAATTATTTCTCTACCTTATTAGTCTATGGAGTAATAGTAGCTACCTACTTTGCTTATTTTCTCATCATGAGAGTCTGTAAAATGCACTTACTCCGTCTGAGTACCTTATGTACAGTTTGAACCTGCCCTGACATCAGTCCAACGCCCCGAATCCTGCACATCGCTGACCGAAAACAGTTACACCTAGCAGTATCGTGTGTCAGCACGTAAACCTAGGAAAGACACGTTGGAGGCCAACAGGCTTAAAAGGCGACTTTGCCTGCTCTCCCAGCCAACTGTCCCTCTTCAAGTTCATCCAACGTAAAGTACCTAGCCCAATCTCTAACTCTTGAAGCATGAAACCCCAAGCTATCCTTTCGGCGCTGGCGGGAAGTTATGAGCTGCTCAATATCACCAGAAACAGAGCCAACGACAGCGTTGAGATACCAACCGCCCGAAGCCCATATGCCTTCACTGGTCTGCTCATATA from Podospora pseudoanserina strain CBS 124.78 chromosome 2, whole genome shotgun sequence includes the following:
- a CDS encoding hypothetical protein (COG:O; MEROPS:MER0013656; EggNog:ENOG503PQHR) is translated as MLQFRVQLALCWLLGAVSLSTTRALSTPSSRTVSPGNSIIPRSSIAVKIDRTAAVSSRSLGGIKSVEQLVRNAQRDSRLSKREVEFTVHPLITTVSPKRITQLVERATVLTPDYVPTDFSTWYQVLFPEPESEDNQTLHDLLATLSGYQEVASCHPLGGGILPAVDPSNDPLFPSQGYMTPAGEGINAPYAWGFPGGDGANTTIIDIERGWKLDHEDLADANITLLAGLNVKDRYQSNYRHGTAVLGEMLMVDNNIGGVGIIPGAQGHVVGVTRVVGGGPFENYPEAILDAIDALGFGDAILLEIQVPDANGNMFPVEIIDAVFDAISLATSLGITVVEPAGNGQQDLDAPILRIGSATPASILNPSSPEFRDSGAIMVSAATSTIPRTRVLESNYGARIDVHAWGENILTASVAGSADDIDTYLPFDGTSGAAPIIAGAALSVQGMISANRGTKLDAFVLRDLIKIDGTPTSNPSVDKLGVQPDLRALIDGGHLS